In Blastopirellula sediminis, the following proteins share a genomic window:
- a CDS encoding beta-ketoacyl-[acyl-carrier-protein] synthase family protein translates to MAEPVEVVITGLGVVAPTGIGVPVFWNALLEGKCGIAPLEQFAAPGFPANFGGEIRDFDPKIYVKPRKSLKVMCREIQTGFSAAAMAMEQAGLEPGSVDPDRLGVVYGSEMFFSNYDDMISAYAKCLKDGEFLFENWGDAFTSEINPLWMLKYLPNMPACHVGIYFDGRGHNNTICSDSISSHVAFSEGASQIRRGHVDTMIVGGTGSRVAINALMFRGPELLSHKDVDPSKACRPFDKDRDGSVHGEGAAAMVLESRATAEARGAQILAVVGGDACRFARTEKNQPFTSGAVASSIAAALEEAKLSAKDVGAVIAHGVSMRDDDALEAAAIAETLGDVPVTAPKSMTGHIGAGCGAIDLVTATMMLQESLIPQTLNYETPDPTCPVNVVHGQPLSASMKAVLSLTQNRTGQVTAVALKRA, encoded by the coding sequence ATGGCAGAACCTGTCGAAGTTGTGATCACCGGACTAGGCGTCGTCGCCCCGACCGGCATCGGCGTTCCGGTTTTCTGGAACGCGCTGCTCGAGGGAAAGTGCGGCATCGCCCCCTTGGAGCAGTTCGCTGCGCCAGGTTTCCCCGCAAACTTTGGGGGAGAGATCCGCGATTTTGACCCCAAGATCTACGTTAAGCCGCGGAAAAGCCTGAAGGTGATGTGTCGCGAGATCCAGACCGGGTTCTCGGCCGCCGCCATGGCGATGGAGCAAGCGGGTCTCGAGCCGGGAAGCGTCGATCCCGATCGGCTGGGAGTCGTCTACGGCAGCGAGATGTTCTTCTCGAACTACGACGACATGATCTCGGCCTACGCCAAATGCTTGAAAGATGGCGAGTTCCTGTTTGAGAACTGGGGGGATGCGTTTACCTCTGAGATTAACCCCCTCTGGATGCTCAAGTACTTGCCGAACATGCCGGCCTGTCATGTCGGGATCTATTTTGACGGCCGCGGCCACAACAATACGATCTGTAGCGACTCGATTTCGTCGCACGTCGCCTTTTCGGAAGGGGCGTCGCAGATTCGCCGCGGACATGTCGACACGATGATCGTCGGCGGAACCGGTTCGCGGGTCGCGATTAACGCCCTGATGTTCCGCGGTCCGGAACTCCTCTCGCACAAAGACGTCGATCCGAGCAAAGCCTGCCGACCGTTCGACAAAGATCGAGACGGTTCGGTCCATGGCGAAGGCGCCGCTGCGATGGTGCTGGAAAGCCGAGCGACGGCCGAAGCCCGCGGCGCCCAGATCCTGGCGGTCGTCGGCGGCGACGCTTGCCGTTTCGCTCGGACTGAAAAGAATCAACCGTTCACCTCCGGCGCCGTCGCCAGCAGTATTGCAGCGGCGCTTGAAGAAGCCAAGTTGTCAGCCAAGGATGTTGGCGCCGTGATCGCGCATGGGGTTAGCATGCGAGACGACGACGCGCTCGAAGCGGCGGCGATCGCCGAAACGCTCGGCGACGTTCCGGTGACCGCTCCCAAGAGCATGACCGGGCACATCGGCGCCGGGTGCGGTGCGATCGATCTGGTGACCGCGACGATGATGCTGCAAGAGTCGCTGATTCCGCAGACCTTGAACTACGAAACGCCTGATCCGACCTGCCCGGTCAACGTCGTCCATGGCCAGCCGTTGTCCGCTTCGATGAAGGCGGTGTTGAGCCTGACGCAAAACCGAACCGGTCAAGTGACCGCGGTCGCCTTGAAGCGAGCTTAG